In Cryptococcus tetragattii IND107 chromosome 11, whole genome shotgun sequence, a single window of DNA contains:
- a CDS encoding nascent polypeptide-associated complex subunit beta, translating into MDKEKLAKLQSQVRIGGKGTPRRKVVKKSVASSQGDDRKLQAALKKLGVQPITGVEEVNMFKEDGNVLHFGAPRVQVHAALPSNTLAIYGPGQTKELTELVPGILNQLGPDSLANLRRLAESYQSLTARQAAAAAGSGGEGAGEAKEGEGDDEIPDLVDNFDEAEVKKSDLEELE; encoded by the exons ATGGATAAGGAAAAGCTCGCCAAGCTCCAGTCTCAGGTCCGAATCG GTGGCAAGGGTACTCCCCGACGAAAGGTCGTCAAGAAGTCTGTTGCATCCTCGCAGGGTGACGACCGAAAGCTCCAGGCGGCTCTTAAGAAGCTCGGTGTTCAGCCCATCACCGGTGTTGAGGAGGTCAACATGTTCAAGGAGGATGGCAATGTTTTGCACTTTGGCGCTCCTAGGG TCCAAGTCCAcgctgctcttccttccaacaCCCTCGCCATCTACGGTCCCGGCCAGACCAAGGAACTCACTGAGCTCGTTCCCGGTATCCTCAACCAGCTCGGTCCCGACTCTCTTGCCAACCTCCGACGTCTTGCCGAGTCTTACCAGTCTCTTACCGCCCGACAGGCTGCTGCGGCCGCTGGCTCTGGTGGTGAGGGTGCTGGTGAAGCTAAGGAGGGTGAGGGCGATGACGAGATCCCCGATTTGGTCGACAATTTTGATGAGGCtgaggtgaagaagagcgatCTGGAGGAGCTCGAGTAA